In Bradyrhizobium lablabi, one DNA window encodes the following:
- a CDS encoding tripartite tricarboxylate transporter substrate binding protein, translating to MRFVDRAVRDSFVAASLTLFALCALAAPQARAAAAYPDRPVRIVLPFAAGGVADITARIVAEKLGSKFGQRFFIENQPGAGGIAAARTVISSRPDGYTLALLSNGTAVSVSLFEKLQFDPTKDFQPISSLGFFDFILATSANSEFKTLGDFVTAAKAKPGALNVGTINIGSTQNLSAELFKTAAGVDFAIVPFRGTPEVEVALLQGNVALMIDSFASIKGNLADNKFRALASSGAVRSESTPDIATVRESGVTGYDVVSWNALFAPAGTPLEIVGTINAALQDILTDADVKKQLLELGIEAKASTPEEISARLKSDIDKWHEVIEKAGIPKQ from the coding sequence ATGAGGTTTGTCGATCGCGCCGTGCGCGATAGTTTCGTCGCCGCGTCTCTCACTCTGTTTGCCCTATGCGCGCTCGCAGCCCCACAAGCCCGTGCCGCAGCCGCCTATCCGGACCGGCCGGTGCGTATCGTGCTGCCGTTTGCGGCGGGCGGCGTCGCCGATATCACGGCGCGCATTGTTGCCGAAAAACTCGGCAGCAAGTTCGGACAGCGGTTTTTCATCGAGAACCAGCCCGGCGCCGGCGGCATCGCCGCGGCGCGGACGGTGATCTCGTCGCGGCCCGACGGCTATACGCTGGCGCTATTGTCGAACGGCACCGCGGTCAGCGTGTCGCTGTTCGAGAAATTGCAGTTCGATCCCACCAAGGATTTTCAGCCGATTTCGAGCCTCGGCTTTTTCGATTTTATCCTGGCGACATCAGCCAATTCCGAATTCAAGACGCTCGGAGATTTTGTCACGGCCGCCAAGGCAAAGCCCGGCGCGCTCAATGTCGGCACTATCAATATCGGCAGCACCCAGAACCTGTCGGCCGAATTGTTCAAGACCGCGGCCGGCGTCGATTTTGCCATTGTCCCGTTTCGCGGCACGCCCGAGGTCGAGGTAGCGCTACTGCAGGGCAACGTCGCGCTGATGATCGACAGTTTTGCCTCGATCAAAGGCAATCTTGCCGACAACAAATTCCGCGCGCTGGCCTCCTCGGGTGCGGTACGCTCGGAAAGCACGCCCGATATTGCGACCGTGCGGGAAAGCGGCGTTACCGGTTACGATGTCGTTTCCTGGAACGCACTGTTTGCGCCCGCCGGCACGCCGCTGGAGATCGTGGGGACGATCAACGCCGCGTTACAGGATATACTCACGGATGCTGACGTAAAAAAGCAATTGCTCGAGCTCGGCATCGAAGCGAAAGCGAGCACGCCGGAGGAGATTTCCGCGCGGCTCAAATCCGATATCGACAAATGGCATGAGGTGATCGAGAAAGCCGGAATTCCAAAGCAGTAA
- a CDS encoding NAD(P)-dependent oxidoreductase → MSTDPKQWNIGLVGYGEVGRILAEDLRKQDVKVTAYDIKLRSDQAGGPLRDHASAHGVALKTSHADLTSEADFVISAVTASQAVPVAQACAGAVKQGAWFLDFNSASPGAKQRAAALIDGNGGRYVEGAVMTSIPPYRIKVPLLLGGAGAEKLAPLLVGLGFDAKVASPELGVASAVKMCRSVMIKGMEAMVIEAFTTARAYGVEDAVLASLKETFPSIDWEKQGAYFFQRVIEHGRRRSEEVREVAETVREIGLTPWSAQGTAERQAWVADLADQGLFGTKGEEGFARSKDWRTEADRILAGIASNNSKKN, encoded by the coding sequence ATCTCGACCGATCCGAAGCAATGGAATATCGGCCTCGTCGGCTATGGCGAGGTGGGCCGCATTCTCGCCGAAGATTTGCGCAAGCAAGATGTGAAGGTGACCGCCTACGACATAAAACTGCGCAGCGATCAGGCCGGCGGGCCGTTGCGCGATCATGCGTCCGCACATGGCGTTGCGCTCAAAACTTCCCATGCCGATCTCACCTCAGAAGCCGATTTTGTCATCTCCGCCGTCACCGCGAGCCAGGCCGTGCCGGTGGCACAGGCCTGCGCGGGCGCGGTGAAGCAAGGCGCCTGGTTCCTCGATTTTAATTCGGCCTCGCCCGGCGCCAAGCAGCGCGCGGCAGCGCTGATCGACGGCAACGGCGGCCGCTATGTCGAGGGCGCGGTGATGACGTCGATCCCGCCCTATCGCATCAAGGTCCCGCTGTTGCTTGGCGGCGCCGGCGCCGAAAAGCTCGCGCCGCTGCTCGTCGGACTCGGCTTCGACGCCAAGGTGGCGAGCCCCGAGCTCGGCGTCGCTTCGGCCGTAAAAATGTGCCGCAGCGTGATGATCAAAGGCATGGAGGCGATGGTGATCGAAGCGTTCACCACCGCGCGTGCCTATGGCGTCGAGGACGCGGTGCTGGCCTCGCTGAAGGAAACTTTTCCGAGCATCGATTGGGAGAAACAGGGCGCTTATTTCTTCCAGCGCGTGATCGAACATGGCAGGCGCCGCAGCGAAGAGGTCCGCGAGGTGGCCGAAACCGTGCGCGAGATCGGGCTAACGCCGTGGTCGGCGCAAGGCACCGCCGAACGCCAGGCCTGGGTGGCCGACCTCGCCGATCAGGGCCTGTTCGGTACGAAGGGCGAGGAAGGATTTGCCCGCAGCAAAGACTGGCGTACCGAAGCCGACCGCATCCTCGCCGGGATTGCGTCCAACAACAGCAAAAAGAACTGA
- a CDS encoding amidohydrolase family protein, whose protein sequence is MEFQKTPGWLDWYSGPSAPRFKVPAGAVDAHCHVFGPGAEYPYAAERKYTPCDASRKQLYALRDHLGFARNVVVQATCHGADNRAMIDALVHSDGRARGIATVKRSVSDAELQAMHDCGVRGVRFNFVRRLVDFTPRDELMEIAGRIATLGWHVVIYFEAVDLPELWDFFTALPTTIVVDHMGRPDVTKPVNGPEFELFMKFMRQHPNVWSKVSCPERLSVAGPPALNGEQNAYRDVLPFARRIVEMFPDRVLWGTDWPHPNLKDHMPDDGLLVDFIPHIATTPELQQKLLVDNPMRLYWPEVS, encoded by the coding sequence ATGGAATTCCAGAAGACGCCCGGGTGGCTCGATTGGTATTCGGGCCCGTCCGCGCCCCGATTCAAAGTGCCGGCTGGCGCGGTCGATGCGCATTGTCATGTCTTCGGCCCCGGGGCTGAATATCCGTATGCGGCGGAGCGCAAATACACCCCCTGCGATGCCTCGCGAAAACAGCTCTATGCGTTACGCGATCATCTCGGCTTCGCGCGCAATGTCGTCGTGCAGGCGACCTGTCACGGCGCCGACAACCGCGCGATGATCGATGCGCTGGTGCATTCCGACGGTCGCGCGCGCGGCATCGCGACCGTCAAGCGAAGCGTCAGCGATGCCGAGTTGCAGGCGATGCATGATTGCGGCGTGCGCGGCGTGCGCTTCAATTTTGTCAGGCGGCTGGTCGATTTCACGCCGCGGGACGAATTGATGGAGATTGCGGGGCGTATCGCAACACTCGGCTGGCATGTCGTGATCTATTTCGAGGCGGTCGACCTGCCGGAATTGTGGGATTTTTTCACGGCGCTGCCGACGACCATCGTGGTCGATCACATGGGGCGGCCCGACGTGACAAAACCGGTCAACGGGCCGGAGTTCGAATTGTTCATGAAATTCATGCGGCAGCACCCGAACGTCTGGTCCAAGGTCAGTTGCCCGGAGCGCCTATCGGTTGCGGGGCCCCCTGCCCTGAACGGCGAGCAAAACGCCTATCGCGACGTGTTGCCGTTTGCCCGCCGCATCGTCGAGATGTTCCCGGATCGCGTGCTCTGGGGCACCGACTGGCCGCATCCAAACTTGAAGGATCACATGCCCGACGATGGGCTGTTGGTCGACTTCATCCCGCACATCGCGACCACGCCCGAGCTGCAACAGAAACTATTGGTCGATAATCCGATGCGGCTTTATTGGCCGGAAGTCTCCTGA
- a CDS encoding OmpA family protein, with amino-acid sequence MALPCWAQTQPASPPEDWVGKLAGLDTPPDLDLAALRQQALDRIKSRTDPVPLKRPPVAMQLLKLPQLVAEIQFDEDAAVARPESYRVLGRIADTLTDPSLLGYKFLIIGHTASAGRRDNNLTLSQRRADVIRDVLVNTFKVSPKRLQAIGLGEEQLLDAVHPTAPINQFTQIATVGALELNPPPVVPAKPVTPAKAGTHGHKR; translated from the coding sequence ATGGCACTGCCATGCTGGGCGCAAACGCAACCAGCCAGCCCACCGGAAGATTGGGTCGGCAAGCTCGCCGGGCTCGACACGCCGCCCGATCTGGATCTCGCCGCGCTCCGGCAGCAGGCGCTGGACCGGATCAAGTCGAGAACCGATCCGGTGCCGTTAAAGCGGCCGCCGGTCGCCATGCAGTTGCTCAAGCTGCCGCAACTCGTTGCCGAAATTCAATTCGATGAAGACGCAGCCGTCGCGCGGCCCGAATCCTACCGGGTGCTGGGGCGTATCGCCGATACGCTCACCGATCCGTCGCTACTCGGATACAAATTCCTGATTATCGGCCACACCGCGTCGGCAGGCCGGCGCGACAACAATCTGACGCTCAGCCAGAGGCGGGCCGACGTGATCCGCGATGTGCTGGTGAACACCTTCAAGGTTTCGCCAAAGCGACTGCAAGCGATCGGTCTCGGCGAGGAGCAATTGCTGGACGCCGTCCATCCGACCGCGCCAATCAACCAATTTACCCAGATTGCGACTGTCGGCGCGCTTGAGTTAAACCCGCCCCCCGTCGTCCCTGCGAAACCAGTGACCCCCGCGAAAGCAGGGACCCATGGCCATAAGCGTTAG
- a CDS encoding sulfatase-like hydrolase/transferase, with amino-acid sequence MPPAPNPGPGPGSGPSAAAAASGLASIGIWRLLAVAAPHLSALAIMVQTETDFGSRICFLLSWGILNFFFITLLRRPALSGALSLTLVVVLILLSRLKHDIVQMTANFVDLMVIDRDTAAFLFTIFPNLRWSVISAAFVTLPLMYALWWLDPFRIRRLPALACKLACLAALVGYSFEWPDEAWRGYYDDGYLSKFARSGVTAVSDFVSYGFMESDAAAPERLNVPLVDSCHPAGRRPNIIMIHDESSFDIREAQGIKVPPGYGSHFKSFDGRQRKFLAESNGGPSWFTEYNVLAGLSSRSFGRFSYFVTRIASGRVERGLPLALRRCGYDTISLYPAFGAFMSARSFQLTTGIQHFYDAHDLGAGDVEPDSFFYDKAVKLMSEAAPNTPVFMFVYLAANHFPWETRFRSDLMPAWRNPGNEPVVDEYLRRQAMSAGDYASFLAGLKKKFAAQPFLIVRYGDHQPEFSPHVLDPGLDEAGVGKKLENYDPRYFATYYAIDAINFEPVKSPVVMDTIDGPYLPLVIQEAAGIPLDPSFEEQKNIMLRCNGLFYACKNGAEARRFNRLLIDAGLIHGL; translated from the coding sequence ATGCCGCCCGCGCCAAATCCAGGTCCAGGGCCAGGTTCAGGTCCATCCGCCGCGGCCGCCGCCAGCGGTCTCGCCTCGATCGGCATCTGGCGATTATTGGCCGTGGCGGCGCCGCATCTTTCGGCGCTGGCCATCATGGTGCAGACCGAAACCGATTTCGGCTCGCGCATTTGCTTCCTGCTGTCGTGGGGGATCCTCAACTTCTTCTTTATTACGCTATTGCGGCGTCCGGCGCTGTCGGGCGCGCTGTCGCTGACGCTGGTCGTCGTGCTCATCCTGTTGTCGCGGCTCAAGCACGACATCGTGCAAATGACCGCGAACTTCGTCGACCTGATGGTGATCGATCGCGACACAGCGGCATTTCTCTTTACGATTTTCCCCAATCTGCGCTGGTCGGTGATTTCAGCCGCCTTCGTCACGCTGCCCTTGATGTACGCGCTGTGGTGGCTCGATCCGTTCCGCATCCGCCGTCTGCCGGCGCTGGCCTGCAAGCTGGCCTGTCTTGCAGCCCTGGTCGGTTATTCCTTCGAATGGCCGGATGAAGCCTGGCGCGGCTATTACGACGACGGCTATCTGTCGAAATTCGCCCGCTCCGGCGTCACCGCGGTGTCGGATTTTGTCAGCTACGGTTTCATGGAATCCGATGCGGCGGCCCCCGAGCGCCTCAACGTGCCGCTGGTGGATTCCTGCCATCCCGCGGGCCGCAGGCCGAACATCATCATGATCCATGATGAGTCGAGCTTCGATATACGTGAGGCGCAGGGCATCAAGGTGCCGCCGGGCTACGGCAGCCATTTCAAGTCCTTCGACGGCAGGCAGCGCAAATTCCTCGCCGAGAGCAATGGCGGCCCGAGCTGGTTCACCGAATATAACGTGCTGGCCGGCCTCTCGTCGCGTTCGTTCGGCCGGTTCTCCTATTTTGTCACGCGCATTGCTTCCGGCCGGGTCGAGCGCGGATTGCCGCTGGCGCTGCGCCGCTGCGGCTATGACACGATCTCGCTCTATCCGGCCTTTGGCGCGTTCATGAGCGCGCGCAGCTTTCAATTGACCACCGGCATCCAGCATTTTTATGACGCGCACGATCTCGGCGCTGGGGATGTCGAGCCCGACAGCTTCTTCTACGACAAGGCGGTGAAGCTGATGTCGGAGGCGGCGCCGAACACGCCCGTGTTCATGTTCGTCTATCTCGCCGCCAATCATTTCCCCTGGGAGACCAGGTTTCGCTCCGATCTGATGCCGGCCTGGCGCAATCCTGGCAACGAACCCGTGGTCGATGAATATCTGCGCCGGCAGGCGATGAGCGCCGGCGATTACGCTTCCTTCCTCGCAGGCTTGAAGAAGAAGTTCGCGGCGCAGCCGTTCCTGATCGTGCGCTATGGCGATCACCAGCCGGAATTCTCGCCGCACGTCCTCGATCCCGGCCTCGATGAGGCCGGCGTCGGCAAGAAGCTGGAAAATTATGACCCGCGCTATTTCGCCACATATTACGCGATCGATGCGATCAACTTCGAGCCGGTCAAAAGTCCCGTCGTGATGGATACGATCGACGGGCCCTATCTGCCGCTGGTGATCCAGGAGGCCGCCGGCATCCCGCTCGATCCCTCATTCGAGGAGCAGAAGAACATCATGCTGCGCTGCAACGGCCTCTTCTATGCCTGCAAGAACGGTGCGGAGGCCCGCCGCTTCAACCGCCTTCTGATCGACGCCGGCCTGATCCACGGATTGTAG
- a CDS encoding tetratricopeptide repeat protein, translating into MTRTRLEFSGALVAAMVFLSCPVAAEPCEEQRDPESRIVACMKIINSGKLKGHDQAVGYNNRGNAYEKQGDHDRAIADYNRAIRVDPNYVPGYINRGNAYDEKGDHDRAIADYNRVIGIDPKNAAAFGNRGAAYGHKGDVGRAIADFSQAISIDPNYAEAYFNRGIAYAKKGDFDRAIADYSQSINLNPGNAATYANRGYAYRNKDELDRAIADYSQAIVLDPRNADAHTNRGYAYGKKGDVARAVADYDQAISLNPKDSAAYGIRGRLHFYAGDLAKAVADFDQANALAPRDAYLALWLDIVGQRNHAPSRLTQTSSQVDMTQWPAPMVRLFLGQMTPAAVLAAAEDPDATRKQGQICEANFYSGELSLLKGSKDEAAHLFRLAAGDCPHSFLEWDAANAELKALGAEP; encoded by the coding sequence ATGACGCGCACCAGATTGGAATTTTCGGGCGCACTTGTTGCCGCGATGGTCTTCCTGAGTTGCCCGGTCGCGGCTGAGCCATGTGAGGAGCAGCGCGACCCCGAGTCTCGTATCGTTGCCTGCATGAAAATTATCAATTCCGGGAAATTGAAGGGACACGATCAAGCCGTCGGCTACAACAACCGTGGCAACGCCTACGAGAAGCAGGGCGATCACGACCGCGCTATCGCCGACTACAACCGAGCGATTCGCGTCGATCCCAACTACGTCCCTGGCTACATCAACCGCGGCAACGCATATGACGAGAAGGGTGACCACGATCGCGCCATCGCCGACTACAACCGAGTGATCGGCATCGATCCCAAAAACGCGGCGGCCTTCGGCAACCGTGGTGCCGCATACGGCCACAAGGGCGACGTCGGCCGCGCCATCGCCGACTTCAGCCAGGCGATCAGCATCGATCCCAACTATGCCGAAGCCTACTTCAACCGCGGCATCGCCTACGCCAAGAAGGGCGACTTCGATCGCGCCATCGCCGACTACAGTCAATCGATCAACCTCAATCCCGGCAACGCCGCTACCTACGCCAACCGTGGCTACGCCTACCGCAACAAAGACGAGCTCGACCGCGCCATCGCCGACTATAGCCAGGCGATCGTCCTCGATCCCAGGAACGCAGATGCCCATACAAACCGTGGCTACGCTTACGGCAAGAAGGGTGACGTCGCGCGCGCCGTCGCCGACTATGACCAGGCGATAAGCCTCAATCCCAAAGACAGCGCCGCCTATGGCATCCGCGGTCGCCTGCATTTCTATGCGGGTGATCTTGCCAAGGCGGTCGCCGATTTCGACCAGGCGAACGCACTCGCTCCCAGGGACGCCTATCTGGCGCTGTGGCTGGATATCGTCGGCCAACGCAACCATGCCCCAAGCCGCCTGACCCAGACCAGTTCGCAGGTCGATATGACCCAATGGCCGGCGCCCATGGTCCGCCTGTTCCTTGGTCAGATGACGCCCGCCGCCGTGCTGGCCGCCGCCGAAGATCCGGACGCCACCAGGAAGCAGGGCCAGATCTGCGAGGCAAACTTTTACAGCGGCGAGCTGTCGCTGTTGAAGGGCTCGAAGGATGAGGCGGCCCACCTGTTCCGGCTCGCGGCGGGCGATTGCCCGCACTCTTTCCTCGAGTGGGATGCCGCCAATGCCGAACTCAAGGCGCTTGGCGCGGAGCCATGA
- a CDS encoding MBL fold metallo-hydrolase has product MPIHICNTCGTSYPETSAPPSRCLICDDERQYVPRAGQAWITPAKLASGHVNAWRQLETDLFEIHTQPQFGIGQRALLLRTPDGNILWDCIALLDDATKALVRGLGGLRAIAISHPHYYTCMQDWARSFDCPVHLHTADAEWVMRGDAMIRHWDGETLELAQGVTLLRLGGHFPGGTVLHWADGADGRGALLSGDIVQVAGDVSRVSFLWSYPNMMPLAAASVRRIAETLAPWRFERIYGAFPGRQVMADGARAAQRSAARYIELLEGSQP; this is encoded by the coding sequence ATGCCGATCCATATCTGCAATACCTGCGGCACCTCGTACCCCGAGACGTCCGCGCCACCGTCCCGCTGCCTGATCTGTGACGACGAACGCCAATACGTGCCGCGCGCCGGACAGGCCTGGATCACGCCGGCGAAGCTCGCCAGCGGCCATGTCAACGCCTGGCGGCAATTGGAGACGGACCTGTTCGAAATCCACACCCAGCCGCAATTCGGCATCGGCCAGCGCGCGCTGCTGCTGCGGACGCCCGACGGCAACATTTTATGGGATTGCATCGCGCTCCTGGATGATGCGACCAAGGCGCTCGTTCGTGGATTGGGCGGTCTCCGCGCGATCGCGATCTCGCATCCGCATTATTATACGTGCATGCAGGATTGGGCGCGCAGCTTCGATTGCCCGGTGCATCTGCACACGGCCGACGCCGAATGGGTGATGCGAGGCGATGCCATGATCCGCCACTGGGACGGCGAAACGCTCGAACTCGCACAGGGCGTGACGCTGCTCAGGCTCGGCGGGCATTTTCCCGGCGGCACGGTGCTGCATTGGGCTGACGGTGCCGACGGACGCGGCGCGCTTCTAAGCGGGGATATCGTGCAGGTCGCCGGCGACGTCAGCCGGGTCTCGTTCCTCTGGAGCTATCCCAACATGATGCCGCTCGCGGCGGCAAGCGTGCGCCGCATCGCCGAGACGCTGGCGCCGTGGCGGTTCGAGCGGATCTACGGGGCCTTCCCCGGACGCCAGGTGATGGCCGACGGCGCCCGCGCCGCGCAACGATCGGCCGCGCGATACATTGAACTCCTGGAGGGCAGCCAGCCATAG
- a CDS encoding TetR/AcrR family transcriptional regulator, with amino-acid sequence MKDASAKTRRRPARRAAPLPKPYHHGDLRRVLIDAALTLVEEGGVEAVSVREAARRAGVSPGAPFRHFQSRGALLTAVAEEAQRRFRGEIDKALAEAPAGDPLARFRSFGLAYLRWAMRNPTHFEIISSGRLFDHDKATELSRDNTELIGLTERMLAEASAQGQLRPFDLKQVQIAGRALVYGFARMNIDGHFPRWGIAEAEAERTAEAILDLFIEGIAKRPQTSP; translated from the coding sequence ATGAAAGACGCCTCAGCCAAAACGCGCCGCCGGCCCGCGCGCCGCGCCGCGCCACTGCCAAAACCGTATCATCACGGCGATCTCAGGCGCGTCCTGATCGACGCGGCGCTTACCCTGGTCGAGGAGGGCGGCGTCGAAGCGGTCAGCGTACGCGAGGCGGCGCGCCGCGCCGGCGTCTCGCCGGGAGCGCCGTTCCGGCATTTCCAAAGCCGCGGGGCGCTGCTGACCGCGGTCGCCGAAGAAGCGCAGCGGCGTTTTCGGGGCGAGATCGACAAGGCGCTGGCGGAGGCGCCGGCCGGCGATCCGCTGGCGCGGTTCCGCAGCTTTGGCCTTGCTTACCTGCGCTGGGCGATGCGCAACCCGACCCATTTCGAGATCATCTCGAGCGGGAGGTTGTTCGACCACGACAAGGCGACCGAGCTGTCGCGCGACAACACTGAGCTGATCGGCTTGACCGAGCGCATGCTCGCCGAGGCCAGCGCGCAGGGGCAGTTGCGCCCCTTCGATCTGAAGCAGGTCCAGATCGCCGGCCGCGCTTTGGTCTACGGCTTTGCCCGGATGAATATCGACGGCCATTTTCCGCGCTGGGGCATCGCGGAGGCGGAAGCCGAGCGCACCGCGGAAGCCATCCTCGATCTGTTCATCGAGGGTATTGCAAAGCGGCCCCAGACCTCACCCTGA